Proteins encoded by one window of Musa acuminata AAA Group cultivar baxijiao chromosome BXJ2-9, Cavendish_Baxijiao_AAA, whole genome shotgun sequence:
- the LOC135622988 gene encoding uncharacterized protein LOC135622988, translating into MELVPYASNRNPNVPWSEMFRAASLRRPPDSLPPSRPSSPPHPRRRQEAPPPPSPEAASVESSHDAARLALYIAMAHAGLALTLLLLYGLYRLLHDFVRPLQWALLCSIPLHELQRALVDFWSPPLHLGLAPAFLAVPAALVRASADTLADLRTAILRRKLRPSRKVGFSRLIRWLVSFWVFIISHEQLGPAATVALFALGLLLASPTATSAVKNASFVRGRSSTRPSERGGGGFFTKRILKHLNTIIAVSLIVWMIIGALAGGIFFSYKIGVEGKDAVISLKSHVQKSNYAERIGFKKWLDDNDIPGLVDQYSANLYDTVWQQIDSLAVEYNLTDFANGFRQFLISRSRNPSGGASTSLMASAQHPYSVKLQSLSIHFKNHDWAEIYKELDSFFRELLITREDLVVTAKGLAFRGMEISKRVLSSSTSVIGGSASLMVSIALKLASGAAEVLNFVSQLTVFLWVLYYLITSESGGVTEQVMDMLPMSKWARVRCVEVINHAISSVFLATAKIAIFQGCLTWLLFRFCSVHFVYTSTLLAFISSLVPILPLWLSTIPAAVQLFMEGKFVWAVVVTAIHLMMMDYGTTVLQEDIPGHNAYLTGLSIIGGMTLFPNALEGAIMGPLIMTVVIALKNLYVEFVLADKEESGRESVVTDKENSSS; encoded by the exons ATGGAGCTCGTCCCCTACGCGTCCAACCGTAACCCGAACGTCCCCTGGTCCGAGATGTTCCGCGCCGCCTCCCTCCGCCGCCCGCCGGACTCGCTCCCCCCCTCCCGCCCATCTTCACCACCTCATCCCCGTCGCCGCCAGGAGGCACCGCCGCCTCCGTCCCCCGAGGCGGCCTCAGTCGAGTCCTCCCACGACGCCGCCCGCCTCGCTCTCTACATCGCCATGGCGCACGCCGGCCTCGCCCTCACCCTCCTCCTCCTTTACGGCCTCTACCGCCTCCTCCACGACTTCGTCCGACCCCTCCAGTGGGCGCTCCTCTGCTCCATCCCCCTCCACGAGCTCCAGCGCGCCCTCGTCGACTTCTGGTCCCCGCCTCTCCACCTGGGCCTCGCCCCCGCCTTCCTTGCCGTCCCCGCTGCCCTCGTCCGCGCCTCCGCCGACACCCTCGCCGACCTCCGCACCGCCATCCTCCGCCGAAAGCTCCGGCCCTCCCGCAAGGTCGGCTTTTCCCGCCTCATCCGCTGGCTCGTCTCCTTCTGGGTCTTCATCATCTCTCACGAGCAGCTCGGCCCCGCTGCCACCGTCGCACTATTCGCCCTCGGTCTCCTCCTGGCCAGCCCCACCGCGACCTCCGCCGTAAAAAATGCCAGCTTCGTTCGCGGTCGGTCCTCCACACGCCCCTCCGAGCGGGGCGGTGGCGGATTCTTCACCAAACGCATCCTCAAGCACCTGAATACCATAATCGCCGTCAGCTTAATCGTCTGGATGATTATCGGGGCCTTGGCCGGAGGCATCTTCTTCTCCTACAAGATCGGAGTGGAAGGGAAGGATGCGGTGATATCGCTGAAATCCCACGTCCAGAAGAGCAATTACGCCGAGAGGATCGGATTCAAGAAGTGGTTGGACGACAACGATATCCCCGGCCTGGTGGATCAATACTCGGCCAACCTCTACGATACTGTCTGGCAGCAGATCGATAGCTTGGCGGTCGAATACAATCTTACAGATTTTGCCAATGGTTTCCGGCAATTCTTGATCAGCCGATCCAGGAACCCCTCGGGAGGCGCTTCCACCTCTTTGATGGCCTCGGCACAGCATCCTTACAGCGTAAAGCTCCAATCTTTGAGCATCCACTTCAAGAATCACGATTGGGCAGAGATCTACAAGGAATTGGACTCGTTCTTCAGGGAATTGCTGATCACCAGAGAGGATCTGGTGGTGACAGCGAAAGGGCTTGCTTTCCGAGGGATGGAAATCTCAAAGCGGGTTCTTTCGAGTAGTACTTCGGTCATCGGTGGCAGTGCTAGTTTAATGGTATCCATTGCCTTGAAGTTGGCCTCGGGTGCAGCCGAAGTATTGAATTTTGTTTCCCAGTTGACGGTTTTCCTGTGGGTGTTGTATTATCTCATCACCTCGGAGTCAGGCGGGGTGACAGAGCAGGTCATGGATATGCTGCCCATGTCAAAATGGGCAAGAGTACGTTGTGTCGAGGTTATCAACCATGCCATCAGCAGTGTGTTCTTGGCCACAGCGAAGATTGCAATCTTCCAAGGTTGTCTGACATGGCTGCTATTCAGGTTCTGCTCTGTTCATTTCGTGTATACCTCGACTCTCCTTGCTTTTATTAGCTCGTTGGTGCCTATACTTCCACTTTGGCTGTCAACGATCCCTGCTGCGGTTCAGTTGTTCATGGAAGGCAAATTTGTATGGGCGGTTGTGGTCACGGCGATCCACCTTATGATGATGGATTATGGTACTACAGTGCTTCAGGAGGATATACCTGGGCATAATGCATATCTAACTGGCCTTAGCATCATTGGTGGCATGACATTGTTCCCTAATGCTTTGGAG GGAGCCATAATGGGTCCGCTAATTATGACGGTTGTCATTGCTTTGAAGAACTTGTATGTGGAGTTTGTTCTTGCTGATAAAGAGGAAAGTGGCAGAGAATCTGTGGTTACTGATAAAGAGAACAGCAGCAGCTAG
- the LOC135622989 gene encoding uncharacterized protein LOC135622989 isoform X2: MSRDTVAAWVGSLPPLEPSPTKERKRNPSAEERGGHGIHGEERLDEAQGERRRQCWMDSLATKSRKTTKLNRFVHRFWLKVETKKTIPRGSLQSEDFKTKKIFVGGIRSTLTEGIRLMLLHCCRWRSRQLNQRKSQTSRLHMVVNLGHGRLVIALVVLATLIVVLEVADMALVPIGFLEVLVVGLVAMVLVLVNSVEDMVVLIED, from the exons ATGTCACGTGATACGGTGGCTGCCTGGGTCGGTTCTCTTCCGCCTTTGGAACCTTCACCGACAAAAGAGAGGAAAAGGAATCCCTCGGCAGAGGAGAGGGGCGGCCATGGGATCCATGGCGAGGAACGACTGGACGAGGCCCAGGGAGAACGACGGCGCCAGTGCTGG ATGGATTCTCTGGCCACGAAGTCGCGAAAGACTACGAAGCTCAACAGATTCGTTCATCGATTTTG GTTGAAAGTTGAAACCAAAAAAACTATACCACGGGGCTCTCTTCAGTCTGAAGATTTTAAAACCAAGAAAATATTTGTTGGTGGGATTCGGTCAACTCTTACAGAAG GAATTAGGTTAATGCTGTTGCATTGTTGTAGGTGGAGATCAAGACAGCTGAACCAAAGAAAGTCTCAAACTAGCCGGCTTCATATGGTAGTGAACCTAGGCCACGGTCGTTTAGTGATAGCTTTGGTGGTCTTGGCAACGCTTATAGTGGTTTTGGAGGTGGCGGATATGGCCCTAGTCCCTATAGGATTCCTGGAGGTTTTGGTGGTAGGTTTGGTGGCTATGGTGTTGGTGCTGGTGAATTCGGTGGAGGATATGGTGGTTTTGATCGAGGATTAG
- the LOC135622989 gene encoding uncharacterized protein LOC135622989 isoform X4 yields the protein MSRDTVAAWVGSLPPLEPSPTKERKRNPSAEERGGHGIHGEERLDEAQGERRRQCWMDSLATKSRKTTKLNRFVHRFWLKVETKKTIPRGSLQSEDFKTKKIFVGGIRSTLTEGGDQDS from the exons ATGTCACGTGATACGGTGGCTGCCTGGGTCGGTTCTCTTCCGCCTTTGGAACCTTCACCGACAAAAGAGAGGAAAAGGAATCCCTCGGCAGAGGAGAGGGGCGGCCATGGGATCCATGGCGAGGAACGACTGGACGAGGCCCAGGGAGAACGACGGCGCCAGTGCTGG ATGGATTCTCTGGCCACGAAGTCGCGAAAGACTACGAAGCTCAACAGATTCGTTCATCGATTTTG GTTGAAAGTTGAAACCAAAAAAACTATACCACGGGGCTCTCTTCAGTCTGAAGATTTTAAAACCAAGAAAATATTTGTTGGTGGGATTCGGTCAACTCTTACAGAAG GTGGAGATCAAGACAGCTGA
- the LOC135622989 gene encoding uncharacterized protein LOC135622989 isoform X3: MSRDTVAAWVGSLPPLEPSPTKERKRNPSAEERGGHGIHGEERLDEAQGERRRQCWMDSLATKSRKTTKLNRFVHRFWLKVETKKTIPRGSLQSEDFKTKKIFVGGIRSTLTEDEFKNFFSKYGKVANHRIIRDHSTNRACGFGFIIFDSEEVVDDLLSEGNMIDLAGSKELG; encoded by the exons ATGTCACGTGATACGGTGGCTGCCTGGGTCGGTTCTCTTCCGCCTTTGGAACCTTCACCGACAAAAGAGAGGAAAAGGAATCCCTCGGCAGAGGAGAGGGGCGGCCATGGGATCCATGGCGAGGAACGACTGGACGAGGCCCAGGGAGAACGACGGCGCCAGTGCTGG ATGGATTCTCTGGCCACGAAGTCGCGAAAGACTACGAAGCTCAACAGATTCGTTCATCGATTTTG GTTGAAAGTTGAAACCAAAAAAACTATACCACGGGGCTCTCTTCAGTCTGAAGATTTTAAAACCAAGAAAATATTTGTTGGTGGGATTCGGTCAACTCTTACAGAAG ATGAGTTCAAGAATTTCTTCTCAAAGTATGGAAAAGTTGCGAATCACCGGATTATACGTGACCATTCAACCAACAGAGCATGTGGCTTTGGCTTTATCATATTTGATTCGGAAGAAGTTGTAGATGATTTGTTATCTGAGGGAAATATGATTGATCTAGCTGGTTCTAAA GAATTAGGTTAA
- the LOC135622989 gene encoding uncharacterized protein LOC135622989 isoform X1 — MSRDTVAAWVGSLPPLEPSPTKERKRNPSAEERGGHGIHGEERLDEAQGERRRQCWMDSLATKSRKTTKLNRFVHRFWLKVETKKTIPRGSLQSEDFKTKKIFVGGIRSTLTEDEFKNFFSKYGKVANHRIIRDHSTNRACGFGFIIFDSEEVVDDLLSEGNMIDLAGSKVSFIQLLKNDLIKIDPGLPYVHFALFHFVFWNYEDKQAVNMLIFATLIFDNHVAL, encoded by the exons ATGTCACGTGATACGGTGGCTGCCTGGGTCGGTTCTCTTCCGCCTTTGGAACCTTCACCGACAAAAGAGAGGAAAAGGAATCCCTCGGCAGAGGAGAGGGGCGGCCATGGGATCCATGGCGAGGAACGACTGGACGAGGCCCAGGGAGAACGACGGCGCCAGTGCTGG ATGGATTCTCTGGCCACGAAGTCGCGAAAGACTACGAAGCTCAACAGATTCGTTCATCGATTTTG GTTGAAAGTTGAAACCAAAAAAACTATACCACGGGGCTCTCTTCAGTCTGAAGATTTTAAAACCAAGAAAATATTTGTTGGTGGGATTCGGTCAACTCTTACAGAAG ATGAGTTCAAGAATTTCTTCTCAAAGTATGGAAAAGTTGCGAATCACCGGATTATACGTGACCATTCAACCAACAGAGCATGTGGCTTTGGCTTTATCATATTTGATTCGGAAGAAGTTGTAGATGATTTGTTATCTGAGGGAAATATGATTGATCTAGCTGGTTCTAAAGTGAGTTTTATACAGTTGTTGAAAAATGATCTCATTAAAATTGATCCAGGTTTGCCCTATGTGCATTTTGCACTATTCCATTTTGTGTTTTGGAATTATGAAGATAAACAAGCAGTTAACATGCTTATTTTTGCCACACTGATATTCGATAACCATGTCGCATTGTAG
- the LOC135623154 gene encoding uncharacterized protein LOC135623154: MLRSILRAGRPIRAAAGDGPGELLRARIGERERWRRGRRDPAKDEFFVPVRESAKWLDTLTWPMALTAIAVALFAKVLMMIDESKAEERMERKIQKSPKGQGTVRMLSREEWDAIQELRPRTPFESRFARPNARIRTGEPVKLEDVKDWTIDVFRDAFTRAEESVKRKKTDS; this comes from the exons ATGCTGCGGTCGATACTACGGGCGGGGCGACCGATCCGGGCGGCCGCCGGCGATGGGCCGGGTGAACTGCTGAGGGCGCGAATCGGAGAGCGGGAGCGCTGGCGGCGGGGGCGGCGGGACCCGGCCAAGGACGAGTTCTTCGTGCCGGTGCGGGAGTCCGCCAAGTGGCTCGACACACTTACCTGGCCCATGGCCCTTACTGCCATCGCCGTCGCCCTCTTCGCCAAGGTTCTCATGATG ATTGATGAATCTAAGGCCGAAGAGAGAATGGAGCGCAAAATACAAAAAAGCCCTAAGGGTCAAGGAACTGTTAGAATGCTTTCTCGCGAAGAGTGGGATGCAATCCAGGAATTACGGCCAAGAACTCCTTTTGAGTCTAGGTTTGCTCGTCCAAATGCACGCATTAGAACTGGAGAGCCAGTAAAGTTG GAGGATGTTAAAGATTGGACCATCGATGTGTTCAGAGATGCTTTTACAAGAGCAGAAGAAAGTGTCAAGCGAAAGAAAACCGATAGCTAG